A window of the Vigna angularis cultivar LongXiaoDou No.4 chromosome 3, ASM1680809v1, whole genome shotgun sequence genome harbors these coding sequences:
- the LOC108324800 gene encoding LEAF RUST 10 DISEASE-RESISTANCE LOCUS RECEPTOR-LIKE PROTEIN KINASE-like 1.1, which translates to MAIVYLFNFLLFYHLLLILCAGYGYGHQGCPHSFTCGNLGSFHYPFTKAEQPDCGLIPIHGCDNPLSIQKLIQLEKNGKYFVLTGNIQQDGISISDEDLHQRLQNNICDTLNNSYSLQSHSPLYSYYIKYNVTLFRCKHDLNMKPPPHYFNHSCTQYGYDIYYDSLSLPKNDEAHKLFSSCSVLHLAKKDKADTTDILSFLSAQMVVQVVLSKDCDECYNHRGGQCYLDRDHQFYCHKEPKHSSKTLRLVLGLVTGLCVILLAIVLTGCLIFRRKRIPSGPQHQSRNADTDSIGPSSNPDPENCRFYYRVPLFSYKELKEATYNFHNTRQLGSGGFGTVYYGKLLDGREVAIKRLYENNYRRVEQFMNEVHILTRLRHTNLVSLYGCTSHRSRELLLVYEHVPNGTVACHLHGDFARPHTLPWHIRMKIAIETASALCYLHASDIIHRDVKTKNILLTQSFSVKVADFGLSRLFPNDVTHVSTAPLGTPGYLDPEYHECYQLTSKSDVYSFGVVLIELISSKPAVDMSRHRDEINLANLAMKKIQQSAFSELVDPSLGFESDSEVKRMMISVAELAFQCLQRDKDLRPSMDEVLKVLMRIENDTPEHLDEEQLSPPSLPSPDWDENGLLKNMTVQLSPKAVTDRWHSESTASNASA; encoded by the exons ATGGCTATCGTATATTTGTTCAACTTCCTCTTGTTTTATCACCTTCTACTCATCCTCTGTGCTGGTTATGGATATGGGCACCAAGGTTGTCCACACTCCTTTACTTGTGGCAATCTTGGGTCTTTCCATTACCCTTTTACCAAGGCAGAACAACCAGACTGTGGCTTGATACCCATACATGGTTGTGATAATCCTCTATCAATCCAAAAATTGATCCAGctggagaaaaatggaaaatactTTGTGCTTACAGGCAACATTCAGCAGGATGGGATTTCAATTTCGGATGAAGATTTGCACCAGCGTTTACAAAACAACATCTGTGACACTTTGAATAATAGCTACAGTCTTCAATCCCATTCTCCTTTATActcttattatataaaatataatgtgaCACTGTTCCGATGCAAACATGACCTCAATATGAAACCCCCACCACATTATTTTAATCACTCCTGCACTCAGTATGGTTATGATATCTATTATGACAGCCTTTCCTTACCAAAGAATGATGAAGCTCATAAACTTTTCTCATCCTGCTCAGTTCTTCACTTAGCAAAAAAGGACAAGGCCGATACCACAGACATTCTATCGTTTTTATCTGCTCAGATGGTTGTTCAAGTAGTATTATCTAAGGATTGTGATGAGTGCTATAATCACAGAGGAGGTCAATGTTATCTTGACCGCGATCATCAGTTCTACTGTCACAAAG AGCCAAAGCATAGCAGTAAAACTTTGAGGCTGGTACTTGGACTTGTAACAG GTTTATGCGTGATATTATTAGCCATAGTGCTAACTGGATGCCTTATATTTAGACGAAAACGCATTCCTTCAGGTCCTCAACACCAATCGAGAAACGCAGACACTGATTCAATTGGTCCCAGCTCAAATCCAGACCCCGAAAATTGCAGGTTCTACTACAGAGTCCCTCTCTTCTCTTACAAGGAGCTTAAAGAAGCTACATACAATTTCCACAACACCAGGCAACTTGGAAGTGGAGGCTTTGGAACCGTTTACTATG GAAAACTGCTAGATGGACGAGAAGTTGCTATCAAGCGTCTCTATGAGAACAACTATAGGCGAGTTGAACAGTTCATGAACGAAGTTCACATCCTCACTCGCTTGCGCCACACAAATCTGGTGTCCCTCTATGGCTGCACTTCACATCGCAGTCGTGAGCTACTGCTCGTGTACGAACACGTTCCAAATGGCACTGTTGCTTGCCATCTCCACGGTGATTTTGCAAGGCCACACACTCTTCCATGGCACATAAGAATGAAAATTGCGATAGAGACCGCAAGTGCATTGTGTTATCTCCATGCTTCTGACATCATCCACCGTGATGTCAAAACCAAAAACATTCTCCTTACCCAAAGTTTCAGTGTTAAGGTTGCTGACTTTGGTCTTTCAAGGCTGTTCCCGAATGATGTCACACATGTCTCCACTGCTCCACTAGGGACCCCAGGTTACCTTGATCCGGAATATCACGAATGCTACCAGCTTACAAGCAAGAGTGATGTGTATAGTTTTGGCGTTGTGCTTATTGAACTGATATCTTCTAAGCCGGCTGTTGATATGAGCAGGCATAGGGATGAGATAAACTTGGCTAACTTGGCAATGAAGAAGATTCAGCAAAGTGCATTTAGTGAGCTGGTTGATCCTTCTCTTGGTTTTGAGTCGGACAGTGAGGTAAAGAGGATGATGATTTCAGTGGCAGAATTGGCCTTTCAGTGTTTGCAACGAGACAAAGATTTGAGACCTTCAATGGACGAGGTTTTGAAGGTGCTGATGAGAATTGAAAATGATACGCCTGAGCATCTGGATGAAGAACAGTTAAGTCCACCCTCTCTACCTTCACCAGATTGGGATGAGAATGGATTATTGAAAAACATGACGGTACAACTTTCACCTAAAGCCGTCACTGATAGATGGCACAGTGAATCTACTGCCTCTAATGCCAGTGCTTAA